The nucleotide sequence CATACCTGCACACGTCATAGCACGAGTAGGAAAATACAGCAGACCCAGGAACCGCATGGCACTTGGTCAGAAGCGGCTTGCTGGTGAATCAAGTCCGGTCAGCGGGACAGACTTCTGACACGAAAACAAAGCAGCACCAATTCCCGCCTCTTTATAAACCCGACGCGAGTGAGCCACCAAATCATGCAGCCTACAACCTGGGAAAGCACAAGCAAGCCAAGCGACAACACCATGAGGGCACAAGCTGTCGTGCTCGCCTACTCGCTGTTGGCGTCCGCGCTGCTGTGCCGGAGAGCCGCGGCCTCGCCGGCGTTCATCGTCGGGAAGCTCGTCATGGGCGGTGAGTATTCAATCGTACACCAAGAGCTGGCCAATCGGTTTGAGTACGATCGACTAGCGTACTTACACATGTGTTTGTGTTTTGCAGGGCTGGAGTTACGCCGTCCCGTGATGGACACCATGACGGCGAATCAGTCAACACCACTGCAACTTTCGACGGCGGCGAGCGATGGAAATGtggacggactccatccgaactggtTGTCTTTGCTCCCGGAAATAACCTCACCGCTGGACCGGAACCATCCCTTTGGCGAACAAGGGATCGTGCTCGATCACTTGCTCGTGTTTTTGGTGCTCTTTGTTGTGTACATCTTCCGCTGATTTCGAGGCAGTTCCAAATCTTCTCCGGATTACACTCAGATCAGACGTATTATATGTACTGTGTACTATAGTTAATGTCCTGCGCAAGCAGTAGAAATAATAATCTGATATGTTAATATGAAAATGTGATAAtacattggttttctcttttctccaAGTAACTGTCAGGAACGTTGACTTTCATTAAGAAGTATAGAAGTAATATTCTCAGACTACACCCTTTGTAACTAAAGGCGCCAAAAACCGCCGCAGCCACTCCTCTCCTTCGCATCCTCTCATCGCCACCGCATGATGTGGTTGGGCTAAGCCCGTGCTCCGGGAAGTGGCGAATAGAGGCTACCATGTCGGCCAGCTCCCCGAAGATTCCGACGATGACCCCAGGATGGAGACGGGTTTGAACGACGACTCGGGCCCGTGCCCGGGCCGCTCGATGCTGGCTTGACCATGGAGTAGGTGTAGGCACACTTCAACACCGCCATGGCCGAGGAATAGTTGGTGCCGGCGCCTATGTCGGTGTTCCGGCAAGCACGGGAGGAGCAACGGTACAATCTCTTCCTCCTCGAGCAGTATCAACTGGCAAGCACGCGAGCAAGGAATCTGTGACGGCCATGGTCGTGACGAATCCCAACTTCATTGCTGAGCAGCGGGCTCTCTATGAGGCCGCGCACGCTCAAGCCGATGCTCGCAACGTTGTCCCGACGCTGCCGGACGCGGTCACGGCCTTGTCTAACACGGAGGCGGCACTGGCGGCGCAATCGATTGCGAACGAGAACGCTGCCAGTTCTATCTCTTACGCGCCGCCAACAAACGTTTGTCGATGCGGGTGGGATGACGAGCgtgccgccccgtccccgtccatCGTAGATCGCACGTCCACCGGCGACGGGCAGGTCGAAGACTCCTATGGGGAGGAGTAGCATGGGAGGCGACGGGGCCTCAAGTCCAAAGTGGGTTGGTCCGTCtcccatgtcctactcttcctcgccggcaaccaCATTTTCACTTCACGGGTCTAATTCCCGCCGCTCATGGAGACGGCGAGTTGGGCCCGGTGATCGTCGGAAGGGAACAATAAGGACGTGGAGGACGGGCGCCGCCATAGGCTAGGTTTAGATCCGgttgtttttttaatgaaaagggtcAAAAATGAAACTAATGTGCTCCGATTTATATGAAAATCATCCGGTTCGGATGAATTTCATTCGGTTTGTTGAAATATGCTTTTGAATATATGTTGGCatggttggatggccggctcccgtaTTAGTGTCCGTGGACTGGTCCCCACCAGTCCATGGAAGGATATAATGTCCGATTTAAGGGTCGGCATTGGAGATGCCTTAGACATAGATGACGCCTTCAATTTTCTATGAAATATATCAACATAGAAacaatcaacatcttcaacatcaaattCTTGTAGTTATATTCtccataaaatatattttcatatcaTGTATATTTTATGATGTAGATCTTATAGCACACCTATAACTTTGATTAATTTAAAAGAATAGGAGTGCAGTTTTAGGAGAACCAACATTAGGATACGAGGTCACAAAGGGAACTAGATCATCGAGAGTTCATATGTGGTCCATCCCCATCTCCTCCTCTTGGGGTGCAAAGGCAAGTGCTCATGCCAAGATAgtttcttctccctcttcctttTGTGATTGTCGGGTCATTGTAATGTCTAATGTAAACTTGTGATAAAGGCATCACTTTTACATCATTAAAAAAAGCAAAGAAGATATTACAATGACAACCGTCATTGAAAACAAACAGAGATATTATGTGACACTTTGCggtgattttttttgaaacggaggattaccccagcctctgcatcgcgcgatgcacacaaccatatttattgcattattcaACAAGGCATTACAAAATAAATACATAGATCAACTCAAAGACACCCTTCTGGCAAAAAATTATCGCCCTACCTACATGATTAATGATGTGCCCTGACCTCACGCCATGCACACCAAGAAATCCGGTGGCCTCACCAAACCACCCGCTGGCTACTCGCAGGTCTAGCAAAACCTCAGCATGCACCACATGCGCATGCTGTTGAATCTGTCACCGCCTTCTTCCGCAGTCCCGTCTTCAGGAGCAATCAATGCACTAATCTTGCCAGACCCTTTTGTTGTCAACGTCATCACGACGCCAGCATCCTGTGCGCCCATCAAACGGTATCGAGTGCCGAGACCCCGCTGCACCTTCTCACCAAGACTCTCTATCGTCAATACTATAGATGGCATGCtgcaacaccttggtcaccacacgAGAAGCATACGGAGACCTGCCCGCAGCCACCAAGCCAAACATTTGTCCCTCCAGACGATGTACACCCCAAAGGTGACGACCCATGAGGGTGACGACGCAGGAACCTCGCCATCATCTGATTCGGAAAAGCCCGAATCCGGGGTTTCCCCCGGGGGATACAGGGAACGTGAATCGCCGCAACAACGCCTCCAATGAGGTAACGGCACACGCAGGCGCCGCCGTTGACAGTTCTGGCCAAGGCCGAACCAAGCTTTTGCTGTCAAATTTGTAACCATCCCAGCTGGACCACCAGATTGACCACATGTGTCATCCAGCACGCCCATGTGTGACGTATGCTACCGAAAACTGCACGACCGGAGCCGCACCGCAACCCGGAACTGCCACCGCGCCTGGGTGAACCATTGGCCATAGagggccctgagggagtcctggattagggggtgtccggatggccggactataccttcagccggactcctggattatgaagatacaagattgaagacttcgtcccatgtccggaagggactttccttggcgtggaaggcaagcttggcgatacgtatatatagatctcctaccattgtaaccgactttgtgtaacccttaccctctccggtgtctatataaaccggagggttttagtccgtaggacaacatacagaataacaatcatactataggctagcttctagggtttagcctctccgatctcgtggtagatctactcttgtactacccatatcatcaatattaatcaagcaggacgtagggttttacctccatcaagagggcccgaacctgggtaaaagttcgtgtcccttgcctactgttaccatccggcctagacgcatagttcgggaccccctacccgagatccgccggttttgacaccgacattggtgctttcattgagagttcctctatgtcgtcgccgttaggcttgatggctcctacgatcatcaatagtgatgcagtccagggtgaaacattcctccccggacagatcttcgtcttcggcggcttcacactgcgggccaattcacttggccatctggagcagatcgaaagctatgcccctggccgtcaggtcagatttggaaatttaaactacacggctgacatccgcggggacttgatcctcgacggattcgagccactaccgagcgcgccgcactgtcacgacgagcataatctagctctaccgccgaacagtgccctggaggccgcacccgcatcggcttcgacccttaaatcggagccaattgcgccgatcgaggatgggtggttggacgccgcctcgggggctgcgatcccaacggtgatcgagccgaacaccagccctgcactccgcgagactcgtgactccaaggagtcggactcctctccggactccgaaccctccgcgcccctgctgatcgaatccaattgggcgccgatcatggagtttactgccgtggacatctttcagcactcgcctttcggcgatattctgaaaaCACTAAAGTCTCtcgccctggccggactacggtcagcaaggttgggatacggacgatgaagaaattcaaagcccacccaccacccgctTTGTAGCCactttaaccgacatgctcgacttcgactccgaagacatcgacggtatggacaccgatgtaggagacgatgaagaaccagcacctattgggccctggaaagccacctcgtggtatgacatatacatgatggacaccccaaaagaaggagatggtgatggaacagcggaggacgacccctccaagaaacagcctaagcgccggcgtcagcgccgccgctcaaaatcccgccaaagcaaacacGGCGATTCcaacacgggagataataatactccggagagtgccgaagaaaaccccctccagcaagattcagcataggaggatggagaagccagccctcatgagagagcggcagacagagaggtcgaggacgataattatacgcctccctccgaagacgaggaaagcctcgacaacgacgaattcatcgtgccagaggatcccgtcgagcaagagcgttttcaacgcaggcttatgcccacggcaagaagcctcaagaaaaaacagcaacaggttagagctgatcaagatttgctagtcgacagatggactgaagtccttgaggccgaagagcataaactcgaacgcccctccaagagctatccaaagcgcaggttgctacctcgattagaggaggaagcacttaaacctacatcaccagcacttgatacggccgaccggccacctcgtggccgcgacaaagaggcctctcggccctccactcaagtcgcACCCCGTACCAaagcacgggaaaatgcgcctgacctgcgagatatgttggaggacaaggcaaggcaaacaagatcgatctacggatcacgtgggcgccccatgacttgagacggtaaccgtcacgccggacacaaatccggcagggccgaacacagtagacaaagttcattggagctacgtcatgatatagcccagtacagaggtgccgcacacccactatgcttcatagacgaagtaatggatcatcaaatccccgagggtttcaaacccgtaaacatcgaatcatatgatggcataatagatcctgcggtatggatcgaggattatctccttcatatccatatggcccgcggcgatgatctccacgccatcaaatacctcccactcaagcttaaaggaccagctcggcattggcttaacagcttgccagcgggaTCAATCAGTttttgggaggacctggaagccgcattcctcgacaatttccagggcacttatgtgcgacccccagacgcagatgacctaagccacgtaattcagcagccagatgaatcggccaggcaattctggacacggttgctaacaaagaaaaatcaaatagtcgactgtccgaacgcaaaggccctagcagccttcaagcacaatatccgagacgagtggcttgccccacaccttggacaggaaaagccgaaatctatggcagcactcacaacactcatgactcgcttttgcgtgggagaagacagctggcttgctcgtagcaataa is from Triticum aestivum cultivar Chinese Spring chromosome 3A, IWGSC CS RefSeq v2.1, whole genome shotgun sequence and encodes:
- the LOC123058438 gene encoding uncharacterized protein, with translation MRAQAVVLAYSLLASALLCRRAAASPAFIVGKLVMGGLELRRPVMDTMTANQSTPLQLSTAASDGNVDGLHPNWLSLLPEITSPLDRNHPFGEQGIVLDHLLVFLVLFVVYIFR